GCCGAAGAGGGAGAGTATCATGGGCGGAGAGCTTTAATGAGTTATGAGGTAGGCCAAAAAGCTCTTGATTTTCTGATTGCCAACTCAGGAAACAGAAGAAATCTGGAGGTGGATTTCTTTGGCGGAGAGCCTTTAATGAACTGGGACGTGGTAAAGCGTCTGGTAGAGTACGGGCGGTCAAAAGAGGAAGAATACAACAAAAAATTCCGCTTTACATTAACGACAAACGGAGTTCTTTTAGACGATCAGATTATGGATTTCTGCAATAAGGAAATGAGCAATGTAGTGCTTAGTCTGGACGGGCGCAAAGAGGTAAATGATTTTATGCGTCCTTTCCGCAACGGAAAAGGAAGTTATGATCTGATAGTTCCTAAATTCCAGAAGTTTGCAGAAAGCCGCCAGGGGAAAGACTATTATGTAAGAGGCACCTTTACAAGAGAAAATATGGACTTTTCAAAGGACGTGCTGCACTTTGCAGATCTGGGATTTCAAAGTATGTCTATAGAGCCGGTAGTATCCTTGCCGGATGAACCTTTCGCCATCAGGGAAGAGGACCTTCCTAAAATTATGGAAGAGTATGATAAACTGGCCGTAGAGTATATTAAAAGAAAAAAAGAGGGAAGAGGATTTACCTTTTTCCACTTTATGCTGGACTTAAATCAGGGGCCGTGCGTGGCAAAAAGATTGTCCGGCTGCGGATCAGGAACCGAATACCTGGCAGTTACTCCATGGGGCGACTTTTATCCCTGCCATCAGTTTGTAGGGGAAGAAAAATTCCTTCTGGGCAATGTGGACGCTGGAATTACCAATACAGAGATCAGAGACGAATTTAAATTATGCAATGTTTATGCAAAGGATAAATGTAAAGATTGCTTTGCTAGATTTTACTGCAGCGGAGGCTGCGCGGCAAATTCTTATAAATTCCATGGTTCTATTGTAGACGCTTATGACATTGGCTGCGAGATGCAGAAAAAACGTATTGAATGCGCTATTATGATACAGGCTGCTCTGGCTGATGATAATGAAGAGAAGGAGACAAGATTATGAAAAATAACAGAGGAAAGGGGCTTGCAGGTCTTCTGATTGCTTTATGTGCGGTTGCTCTGTTCGGCTTTTTCGGATATGACAGTGCAGATGACATTAAGCTGGGTCTGGATTTAGACGGCGGCGTCAGCATCACATACCAGGCAGTAGGGGAAACTCCTACAGCAGAGCAGATGTCAGATACACGGTATAAGCTTCAGAAAAGGGTGGAAGCCTACAGTACAGAGGCCGAGGTATATCTGGAGGGCGCAGACAGAATTAATATCGACATTCCCGGCGTAAATGATGCCAATGCAATTCTGGAAGCTTTAGGAAAACCTGGTTCCCTGATTTTTATGGACATGCAGGGGAATACTATTCTTACCGGAGATCAGGTAGAAAGCGCTGAGGCCGGAATTGTTGATTCTCAAACAGGAAATAAGGAATATGTAGTATCCCTCAGATTTAAACCAGATGGCCAGCAGGCATTTGCCGACGCTACCTCTCAGATGATAGGCCAGCAGATTGCTATTGTATATGACGGGGAGATTATATCTGCTCCTCAGGTAAAAGAAGCTATTACTGGCGGTGAATGTACTATTGACGGTATGGCCAGCTTTGAGGAGGCTGAAACCTTGGCTTCCACTATCAGAATTGGCTCCTTATCTGTAGAGCTGCAGGAAATGCGCTCTAATGTAGTGGGAGCAAAACTGGGTCAGCAGGCCATTGCCAGCAGTTTAAAAGCAGGGGCAATCGGTTTTGGCATTGTAATCGTATTTATGATTATTGTATATCTGATTCCCGGCTTGGCAGCCTCTATTGCTTTAGGACTTTATGTAGGTCTGATTGTGATTTTGCTGGCAGCGTTTGAAGTAACTCTGACGCTTCCTGGAATTGCAGGAATTATTCTTTCTATTGGTATGGCGGTAGATGCCAATGTTATTATATTTACCCGTATTAAAGAGGAAATCGGCGCAGGGAAAACAGTGCAGTCTGCTATTAAAACAGGCTTTGCAAAAGCCTTGTCCGCTATTGTAGACGGAAATGTTACAACTTTGATTGCAGCAGTAGTGCTTTATTGGAGAGGCTCAGGTACTGTAAAGGGATTTGCCACAACACTGGCCTTAGGTATTGTGCTGTCCATGTTTACAGCATTATTTATTACTAAGTTTATTTTAAATTGCCTGTATAACCTGGGATTTGAAGATCCTAAGTTCTACGGTATCAGAAAAGAGAAGAAGGCAGTCAACTTCTTAGGCATTAAAAATATTTGCTTCGCCCTGTCTGCCCTGGCTATTTTAGCAGGCGTTGTCCCAATGGGAATGAGAGTGGCTTCAGGAGAAAGCGCTTTAAACTACAGCATGGAGTTTAGAGGGGGAACATCTACTAATGTAACATTTAATGAAGATATGTCCCTGGAGGATATTTCTTCTAAGGTTGTTCCTGTAGTGGAAAAAATAACGGGAGAGGCGGAAACTCAAACTCAAAAGGTGGCTGGCACTAATGAGGTAATTATTAAAACAAGAACCTTATCTGTTGCGGAAAGAGAAGCCTTAAATCAGGCAATGGCTGATAACTTCGGTGTGGAGACTGAAAAGATTACGGCAGAAAGTATTTCAGGTGCAATCAGCAATGAGATGAAAAATGACGCTGTAGTAGCGGTGGTAATTGCCACTATCTGTATGCTGGTTTATATTTGGTTCCGCTTTAAAAATATTCGGTTTGCCACAAGTGCAGTGCTGGCTCTCTGTCACGACGTACTTGTAGTGGCTGCATGTTATTCTCTGTTTAAATGGTCAGTGGGTTCTACATTTATCGCTTGTATGCTGACCATTGTAGGTTATTCTATTAACGCCACAATTGTTATTTTTGATAGAATCAGAGAAAACCTGAAGCTGTTTGGAAACAGAAAAGACCTGGCTGAGGTTGTAAATCTGAGTATTACTCAAACCTTCACACGAAGCATCAACACGTCTCTTACTACATTTATTATGGTATTTGTACTGTTTATTATGGGCGTGTCCTCTATTCGTGAGTTTGCTCTTCCGCTGATGGTGGGAATTGTGTGCGGCACATATTCATCTGTATGCTTGACAGGGGCTTTGTGGTACATGATGACTGTGAAAAAGAATCCTGAAAAACAGACAAAGAACCAGGGGAAGAAGAATGGAATATAAAATAATCGCTAAAGACGGCCGGGCAAAGCGGGCTGAGATGAAAACAGTTCATGGAACCATAAAGACTCCTGTTTTTATGAATGTAGGCACTGTAGGCGCCATTAAAGGCGCTGTATCAACAGATGATTTAAGGGAAATTAAGACTCAGGTGGAGTTGTCCAACACCTATCATCTTCATGTGAGAACGGGAGATAAGCTGATTAAAGAATTTGGAGGCCTTCATAAGTTTATGAACTGGGACAGGCCCATTCTCACTGATTCAGGGGGATTCCAGGTGTTTTCCTTATCTGGACTTAGAAAGATTAAGGAAGAGGGAGTATACTTTAATTCTCACATTGACGGCCATAAAATATTTATGGGGCCGGAGGAAAGTATGCAGATTCAGTCCAATCTGGGCTCCACCATTGCTATGGCCTTTGACGAGTGCGCGCCTGCCCTTTCCTCAAGAGATTATGTGGAAAAATCTGTGGCCCGCACTACCAGGTGGCTGGAAAGATGTAAAAAGGAAATGGCCAGATTGAATCAACTGCCTGATACAGTAAATAAAGAGCAGCTTTTGTTTGGCATTAATCAGGGCGGGATTATTCCTGATATTCGTATTGCCCATGCGAAAACTATTTCAGAAATGGATCTGGACGGTTATGCAGTAGGAGGTTTGGCAGTAGGGGAAAGCCATGAGGAAATGTATCATATTCTGGATGAGACAGTTCCCCATCTGCCTGAAAATAAACCCACATATTTAATGGGCGTGGGAACGCCGGCTAATATTCTGGAGGGCGTAGCCAGAGGAATTGATTTCTTTGACTGCGTGTACCCGTCCAGAAACGGACGCCATGGCCATGTGTATACAAACCATGGAAAGCTGAATCTGTTTAATGCAAAATATGAATTAGATTCCAAACCTATTGAAGAAGGGTGTCAGTGCCCTGCCTGCCGCTCCTACAGCAGATCATATATTCGCCACTTGCTAAAGGCAAAGGAAATGCTGGGTATGAGATTATGTGTATTGCATAATTTATATTTTTATAATACAATGATGGAAGAAATTCGCGAAGCTATAGAGAACCACTGCTATGACCAGTATAAAGCCCGAAAGCTGGAGGGAATGGCGGCAGGATCCAAATAAAAGCTTTTTCGAGTGATTAGTTAGAAGGAGGAAACTATGAACAACACTACATTTATTCTGGGATACATCGTCTTTTTTGGCGCGCTGATGTATTTCATGGCTATCCGTCCACAGCAGAAGGAGAGGAAAAAAAGAGCAGAACTGCTTTCCACTGTTGCTGTAGGAGACAGCGTGCTTACAAGCAGCGGTTTCTACGGAGTGATCATTGATATGACAGATGATACAGTGATTGTGGAGTTCGGCAATAATAAAAACTGCCGTATTCCTATGCAGAAGGGCGCTATTGTAGAAGTGGAAAAGCCAGAGATTTAATATGAAGAGAGTACTGGAGTAAAAGCTGCCAAAAAAAGGCTGCACTTACTAAGGTACTCTCTTTCTATATAAAATAAGGTTTGACAGAAGGAGGAAGTATGATAAAGAATATTGTATTTGATATGGGAAATGTGCTTGTAAATTACGACGACAGAATTGTATGCCGCCGTTTTATAAAGGATGAGAAAGAATTAGAGCTGGTGCGGACGGCAGTATTTGTTTCTCCGGAATGGATTATGCTGGACATGGGAGTGATTTCAGATGAGGAAGCATTAAAAAGCATGCAAAGCCGTCTGCCTGATGACCATGCCAGAGAAATGGCGGCTTTGTGTATGAACCATTGGCATGAGTACTGTATGGACGGCATAGAGGAAATGGTCAATGTAATTAAAGAGCTAAAAGATCAGGGATATGGCATATATTTGTGCTCCAATGCTTCCATGCGTCTGCTTCAGTGCTATAAGCAAGTGATTCCTGGAATTGAATATTTTGACGGTGTACTTTTCTCAGCAGAGGTAAAATGCATAAAGCCTCAAAAAGAAATTTATCTTCATCTTTTTGAAAGATTTAAGTTAAAACCAGAGGAATGCTTTTTTATAGATGATCTTCAGAGAAATATTGACGGGGCTAAGGCCTGTGGTATGGAAGGTTATTGTCACAAAGACGGGAATGTAGAAAGCCTGAAAAAGGTTTTAAGAGGACTGCAAAATAAATAGATATGTTTTAAGGCGCTTTTTTGCGGCTGCCTTTACAGCCGCTTTCTGGCGCTAGTGCGCGCCAAGGCGCACATTTTTTATTTTGTAATATGTATTTAAGCTTCCCAACGGCCTGAGGCGCCGCATGGAAGTACAAGGCCTGTTTCTGTAACCGGGAGACCGATTTCTTCGGAAGATACAGTGCCTCCGAATTTACTGCATATTTCCGTGCCTATCATATAGGAAAGAACAGAGGGGGCCAGGCCTGTTGTATAAGAATTAATAAGGAAGAATAAAGGCTTCTCAGAAAGTACTTGAGTGCACAGCTTTACAAGGGGATGTATGGCGTCTTCAATCTTCCAGATTTCTCCCTTAGGGCCTCTTCCGTAGGAAGGGGGATCCATAATCACAGCGTCATAATGATTTCCTCTGCGGATTTCTCGCTCCACAAACTTTACACAGTCGTCTACCAGCCAGCGGATAGGAGCATTTTCAAGACCGGAGGAGGCAGCGTTTTCCTTTGCCCATCCCACCATACCTTTAGAGGCGTCTACATGAGTGACAGAAGCTCCTGCTTTGGCGGCTGCCAAGGTAGCTCCCCCGGTGTAGGCAAAAAGATTCAGAACCTTTATGGGCCTGTCTGCATTTTTAATTTTTTCGCTGAACCAGTCCCAGTTGGCCGCCTGTTCAGGGAACAGTCCTGTATGCTTAAAGCTGAAAGGCTTTAAGTTAAATATCAGCTCCTTGTACTGAATGGTCCACTGTTTAGGCAGATCGAAAAATTCCCATTCTCCTCCTCCTTTAGCGCTTCTGTGGTAATGGCCGTTCATTTTTCTCCATCCCGGATGTGTTTTAGGAGTATCCCATATTACCTGTGGGTCAGGTCTAACTAATAAAAAGCTGCCCCAGCGTTCCAGCTTTTCGCCGTTGGAACAGTCTATAACTTCATAATCTTTCCAATTTTCTGCAAGCCACATAATTTTTTTCCTTTCTTAAATTAGAAGGTAGCGCCGTCGTAAGCAGGACGCTACGGTCAGGTGCCCCTATTATACATGAAAAAAAATAAAAGGGGAAGATTTGAAATTAAGGAATCGTAAAAAAAGCGAAAGATTTTCGTACTTGAATAATTTACCACATATTGCTACAATGGAGTATAGGCATATTATGGAGAATTAAAGGAGCGACAATATGAGGAGAAAGGGACTGGCCGTATGGACGGCAGCAGGCGCGCTGGCTTTAGGTATGACGACGATGACTGCCTGGGCTGCTGAAGGATGGGCGAGATCAGGAAATGATTGGGTGTACTATGATTCTGACGGGGACCTTCTGAGAGACGACTGGAGAAAAGGCGCTGACGATAAATGGAGATACTTGGACAGCAACGGAAAGATGGCTTTGAATCAGTGGGTGGACGACGAATATTACGTGGACGGCAACGGTTTAATGGTAGTCAACAAATGGCTGCGCATTGAATCTGACGATGACAATGCAGTGGACGGTTATATTTGGTACTATCTGGGCAGCAATGGAAAGATGGCTCAGGACAACTGGAAGAAGATTGATGAAAAGTGGTACCATTTTGACGACGACGGGGAGATGGAGATAGGCTGGGTGCTGGACGATATGTATTACTGCGGCACTAACGGAGTGATGCAGACAGGCTGGCAGAAATTATATCCGCCGGATTCTGACGAGTACGAGAAGAATAAGACAAGCCCTGGGGACGGGGATGATGATGACAAGGAATGGTATTATTTTTCTGCCAACGGCAAAAAGTATGTGCCAAGCGATGTCAGCGGCGACGCCTGTGATACAAAGAAGATTGACAATGTATATTACTGCTTTAACGGCGACGGCGAGATGCAGACAGGATGGACGGATATGACAGGCAACGATACTTCTATGGGAGAGATGAAGGATTACCGTTATTTCAGCCCAGACGGCAAGGTGAAGAAAGGCTGGCTGTCTTTAGAGCCGCCGGATAATGTAAGCGGTTTTGACGGAGGAGCGGAGTGGTTTTATTTTAACAGCGACGGAAGCCCTGAGATTGGGCCTAAGATCGGGGAGGCTACCAGCTCTGATTTAAAGAAAATTGACGGAAAGACCTTCTTATTTAACGACAGAGGCACCCCGGTGTATGGAGTCCACAAAGTATATTTAAATAAGAACACAAACTCCTACACTGCATACTACTTTGGAAAAGATAAAAACAACTGTTCCATGGAGCGGGGAAAGACTAAGGTGGAGGAAGGGGACGGCAGCACAGCCGAGTATTATTTCCTGGACAACGGAAAAGGCTATACAGGTCCTAAAAACGGCTACCTTTATTATATGGGTAAGCTTCAGGAGCCAGAGTCAGGAGCAAAGTATACTGTGATTTCTATTCCTGACGGCAACAGCTATAAAAACTACGTGGTAAATAAAAGCGGAAAGCTTCAGGAAAATAAAACAGTAAAAGACGAGGACGGAGTAAAATATACAACAGGAGGCAACGGGGTTCTTCAGAAAATTGACGACGAGGCGGCAGGAGACGGCAAATATGAGGAAGCTATAGAACCTGTATGGTATGAAGAATAAAGAAAAAAATATGGGAGGACGCTTTGGGCGTCCTCTTTATATATACGCAGAAAAAATAGGAAAAAAGGGCTTGCAATCCCTGGAAAAGTATGATAAGATAGCAACGCTGTGGCATGATAGCTGTGAAACGTGAGGTTGCTGCCTGTATAGGCAGGTTTTCCGTGGAGCGAATGTCAAGTTAGGAAACTGGCGACAAGTCACTGTACAATTTAGTAGTTCTATTCATTAGTAATGGAAAAATGTGTGAGTCCACGCGACACACACGGAAACGTGTACAGTCACCGCTTGTCGTACTGCAAAAGTGCGAAAAGGAGGCGACTTTTTTTATGGCAAGTCAAGTAATGAGAATCACATTAAAAGCATACGATCATCAGTTAGTAGATCAGTCTGCTGGAAAAATCATTGAGACTGTAAAGAAAACAGGATCACAGGTGAGCGGACCGGTGCCGCTGCCAACAAAAAAGGAAGTAGTTACAATTCTGAGAGCTGTTCACAAGTACAAAGATTCCAGAGAGCAGTTTGAGCAGAGAACTCACAAGAGACTCATTGATATCATCACACCAAGCCAGAAGACAGTAGACGCATTATCCAGACTGGAAATGCCTGCAGGCGTATATATTGATATCAAAATGAAAAACAAATAAGGAAATATCCTGAAGGGTTTAGATAGATTCTGGACTGTTCTAGGATGAGCGTTTAAAACGCTCCGCTGTAGAAAAGAAACAGGAGGTCAAATAATGAAAAAAGCGATTTTAGCTACCAAAGTTGGTATGACACAGATCTTCAATGAAGACGGCGTGTTAATTCCAGTAACTGTACTTCAGGCTGGACCTTGTGTAGTAACACAGGTTAAGACAGTTGAGAACGACGGTTACAAAGCAGTGCAGGTTGGTTTTGTTGACAAGAGAGAAAAACTGGTAAATAAGCCGGTAAAAGGTCACTTCGACAAAGCAGGCGTTGCATATAAGAGATTTGTAAGAGAATTTAAGTTAGAGAATGCTGAAGATTACTCTGTTAAAGATGAGATCAAGGCAGACATCTTCGCAGCTGGCGACAAGATTGACGCTACAGCTATCTCCAAAGGTAAAGGTTTCCAGGGTGCTATTAAGAGACACGGACAGCACAGAGGACCTATGGCTCATGGTTCTAAATTCCATCGTCATCAGGGTTCCAACGGTTCCGCAACAACACCAGGACGCGTATTCAAGGGCAAAAAGATGCCAGGTCAGATGGGTAATGTAAAAGTTACTATTCAGAATCTGGAAGTTGTTAAAGTTGACGCTGAGAACAATCTGGTTCTTGTAAAGGGTTCTGTACCAGGACCAAGAAAGACCTTAGTAACACTGAAAGAAACAGTAAAAGCCGCTAAATAGGCTTTTGTAGGAAAGGAGGAACACACAGATGGCAAACGTATCTGTTTACAATATGGAAGGCAATGAAGTTGGCACACTGGAGCTGAATGACGCTGTGTTCGGTGTTGAAGTAAACGAACATTTGATGCATTTAGCAGTAGTTGCCCAGCTGGCAAATAAACGTCAGGGAACACAGAAAGCAAAAACACGTTCTGAAGTTTCCGGCGGCGGTAGAAAACCATGGAGACAGAAAGGAACTGGTCATGCAAGACAGGGTTCAACAAGATCTCCACAGTGGACAGGCGGCGGTGTAGTATTTGCACCAACACCAAGAGATTACACAATCACATTAAACAAGAAGGAGAAGAGACTGGCTCTCAAATCCGCTCTTACAAGCAGAGTAAACGACAACAAATTTATTGTTGTTGACGAAATGAAGTTTGACGCTATTAAGACAAAGAACTTCCAGAATGTTATGAACAACTTAAAGGTTCAGAAGGCTCTGGTAGTTGTTGGCGCTGACAACGACAATGCAGTAAAATCTGCAAGAAATATTGCTGGTATTAAAACTGCATTTGTAAATACAATCAATGTATATGATATCTTAAAATACAACACAGTTGTTGCTGACAAGGCTGTTGTTGCCGCAATCGAGGAGGTGTACGCATAATGGCTGCTATTAAATACTATGATGTAATCCTCAAACCAGTTGTTACTGAAAAGAGCATGAACGCTATGGCAACCAAGAAGTATACATTCCTGGTTCACCCAGAAGCAAATAAAACTATGATTAAAGAAGCTGTGGAGAAAATGTTCCCAGGCACAAAGGTTGCAAGTGTAAACACTATGAACCTGGACGGCAAGACAAAAAGAAGAGGCATGACCTTCGGAAAAACAGCTAAAACTAAAAAAGCAATCGTTCAGCTGACAGAAGAGAGCAAGGAGATCGAGATCTTCCAGGGTCTGTAATCGCTGAAAAAAGTATTGAAACCTATACGATGAACATTATATCGTGATAAATTAATTGAGAGACGCCAGGGGCCGTTGAACGCCTCTGACAGTCGTGAAAGGAGTTTAGTCATGGGAATTAAGACATATACCCCATATACACCTTCCAGAAGACATATGACTGGTTCTGATTTCAATGAGATTACTAAATCCACACCAGAAAAGTCTTTAGTTACTTCCTTAAAGAAAAATGCAGGTCGTAACAGCCAGGGTAAAATTACAGTAAGACACCGCGGCGGCGGTTCCAGAAGAAAATACAGAATGATCGACTTTAAGAGAAATTCCAAAGATGGAATTCCGGCAACAGTAGTTGCAATCGAGTACGATCCAAACAGAACAGCTAACATCGCATTAATCTGCTACGCAGACGGCGAGAAGGCATATATCCTTGCTCCGGCAGGACTTACCGTTGGAATGAAAGTTATGAGCGGTGAAGCTGCAGAAGCAAAAGTTGGAAACTGCTTACCATTAAGCGCTATCCCGATCGGTACACAGATTCACAATATCGAGCTGTACAGAGGCAAAGGCGGCCAGCTGGTACGTTCCGCCGGAAACGCAGCGCAGTTAATGGCTAAAGAAGGCAAATACGCAACATTAAGACTTCCTTCAGGTGAAATGAGAATGGTTCCTATCGTTTGCCGCGCAACTATCGGAGTTGTTGGAAACGGAGAGCACAACCTGATTAACATTGGTAAAGCCGGAAGAAAACGTCATATGGGCATCAGACCTACAGTACGTGGTTCTGTAATGAACCCTAACGACCATCCACACGGCGGTGGTGAAGGCAAGACTGGTATCGGCCGTCCAGGTCCATGTACACCATGGGGCAAACCTGCTCTGGGCTTGAAGACAAGAAAGAAAAACAAACAGTCTAACAAGTTAATCGTAAGAAGACGCGATGGCAAAGCCATTAAATAATTGAAGGAGGCAAACCTATGGCACGTTCACTGAAAAAAGGACCATTTGCAGATGCTCATTTATTAAAGAAAGTAGATGCAATGAACGAAGCAGGACAGAAACAGGTAATCAAATCCTGGTCCCGCCGTTCTACAATCTTCCCGCAGATGGTTGGTCATACAATAGCATTACACGATGGTAGAAAACATGTTCCGGTATATATCACCGAAGATATGGTTGGTCACAAACTGGGAGAGTTCGTAGCTACCAGAACTTACAGAGGACACGGAAAAGACGAGAAGAAGTCCGGACGTAAGTAATTTACACTTTGAAAGGAGGTTTTAGCAATGGCTAAGGGACATAGAAGTCAGATTAAAAGAGAAAGAAATGCGAAGAAAGATACAAGACCAAGCGCTAAATTATCTTACGCCAGAGTATCTGTTCAGAAAGCATGTTTCGTATTAGATGCCATCAGAGGCAAAGATGTGCAGACTGCACTTGGTATTGTAACTTACAATCCCAGATATGCTTCTAGTTTAATAGAAAAGTTATTAAAATCAGCAATCGCTAACGCTGAAAACAACAACAACATGAATGTTGAGAACCTGTACGTAGAGGAATGCTACGCAAACAAGGGTCCGACGATGAAGAGGATTCACCCAAGAGCACAGGGAAGGGCTTACAGAATCGAGAAGAGAATGAGCCACATCACAATCGTGCTGAATGAAAGATAGGAGGCAAATATGGGACAGAAAGTTAATCCACACGGCTTGAGAGTCGGTGTTATTAAAGACTGGGACTCAAAATGGTATGCTGAAGCTGATTTTGCTGACTGTTTAGTTGAAGACTACAACATCAGAACATACCTGAAGAAAAAATTATACAGTGCCGGAATCGCTAAAATCGAAATCGAGCGTGCTTCCGACAGAGTGAAAATCATCATCTACACTGCTAAGCCAGGCGTTGTTATCGGTAAGGGCGGAGCTGAGATTGAGAAATTAAAAGGCGAAGTTCAGAAGATGACAAATAAAAAGATCTTCATCGACATTAAAGAAGTGAAGAGACCAGACAGAGATGCCCAGTTAGTTGCAGAGTCTATTGCACAGCAGCTGGAGAACCGTGCTTCTTTCAGACGTGCAATGAAGTCTACTATGTCCAGATCCATGAAAGCTGGCGTTAAGGGTATTAAGACAGCGGTTGCTGGTCGTCTTGGCGGCGCTGATATGGCTCGTACAGAGTTCTACAGCGAGGGAACTATTCCGTTACAGACATTAAGAGCAGATATTGACTATGGTTTCGCCGAAGCAGATACAACCTACGGCAAATTAGGCGTTAAGGTTTGGATTTATAAAGGCGAAGTACTTCCTACTAAAGGAAACAAGGAAGGGAGCGATAAATAATGTTAATGCCTAAGAGAGTAAAGCGTCGTAAACAGTTCCGTGGATCTATGACAGGAAAAGCCCTGAGAGGCAACAAGATCTCCAACGGTGAATTCGGTTTAGTCGCTACAGAACCATGTTGGATCAAATCCAACCAGATTGAAGCAGCCCGTATCGCTATGACACGTTACATTAAGCGTGGCGGTAAAGTTTGGATTAAAATTTTCCCAGATAAGCCAGTTACAGCAAAGCCAGCTGAGACTCGTATGGGTTCCGGTAAAGGTGCTTTAGAATATTGGGTAGCAGTTGTTAAACCAGGTCGTGTAATGTTCGAAATCGCTGGTGTACCAGAGGAAACAGCTCGTGAAGCATTACGTCTTGCTATGCATAAACTGCCATGCAAGTGCAAAATTGCTTCTAAAGCAGATTTAGAAGGCGGTGATAACAGTGAAAACTAATAAATATGTAGAAGGATTAAAGGCGAAATCAGCTGCAGAGTTAAATGAAGAATTAGTAGCTGCTAAGAAAGAACTTTTCAATTTAAGATTCCAGAATGCAACTAACCAATTAGATAATACCAGCAGAATTAAAGAAGTTCGCAGGAACATCGCAAGGATTCAGACTGTTATTGCAGAAAAGGCAAAATTAGCTTAATTCATATAGCAGGAGCTGGAAATTCCAGCCTGGTGCAATCGGTTCTTTTTAGGAATCATCGGGGTTCAGGGAAAAGAACTTCCATTAAATGAAAGGAGAACATCTACCGTGGAAAGAAACCTTAGAAAAACACGTACAGGTAAAGTAGTAAGCAATAAGATGGATAAGACAATCGTAGTTGCTATCGAAAACCATGTAAAACATCCTGTAATCGGTAAGATTGTAAAAAAGACTTATAAATTAAAAGCACATGACGAAAACAATGAGTGCTCTAAGGGCGATATTGTTAAAGTAATGGAAACAAGACCTTTATCCAAAGATAAGAGATGGAGACTTGTTGAGATTATCGAGAAGGCTAAATAATATATTCTAGGAAGGAGTATTAGGCATGATTCAGCAGGAAACCAGACTAAAGGTTGCCGACAATACTGGTGCAAAAGAACTTCTTTG
The window above is part of the Lachnoclostridium edouardi genome. Proteins encoded here:
- the rplW gene encoding 50S ribosomal protein L23, whose amino-acid sequence is MAAIKYYDVILKPVVTEKSMNAMATKKYTFLVHPEANKTMIKEAVEKMFPGTKVASVNTMNLDGKTKRRGMTFGKTAKTKKAIVQLTEESKEIEIFQGL
- the rplV gene encoding 50S ribosomal protein L22, whose amino-acid sequence is MAKGHRSQIKRERNAKKDTRPSAKLSYARVSVQKACFVLDAIRGKDVQTALGIVTYNPRYASSLIEKLLKSAIANAENNNNMNVENLYVEECYANKGPTMKRIHPRAQGRAYRIEKRMSHITIVLNER
- the rplB gene encoding 50S ribosomal protein L2, with the translated sequence MGIKTYTPYTPSRRHMTGSDFNEITKSTPEKSLVTSLKKNAGRNSQGKITVRHRGGGSRRKYRMIDFKRNSKDGIPATVVAIEYDPNRTANIALICYADGEKAYILAPAGLTVGMKVMSGEAAEAKVGNCLPLSAIPIGTQIHNIELYRGKGGQLVRSAGNAAQLMAKEGKYATLRLPSGEMRMVPIVCRATIGVVGNGEHNLINIGKAGRKRHMGIRPTVRGSVMNPNDHPHGGGEGKTGIGRPGPCTPWGKPALGLKTRKKNKQSNKLIVRRRDGKAIK
- the rplD gene encoding 50S ribosomal protein L4, translating into MANVSVYNMEGNEVGTLELNDAVFGVEVNEHLMHLAVVAQLANKRQGTQKAKTRSEVSGGGRKPWRQKGTGHARQGSTRSPQWTGGGVVFAPTPRDYTITLNKKEKRLALKSALTSRVNDNKFIVVDEMKFDAIKTKNFQNVMNNLKVQKALVVVGADNDNAVKSARNIAGIKTAFVNTINVYDILKYNTVVADKAVVAAIEEVYA
- the rpsS gene encoding 30S ribosomal protein S19, encoding MARSLKKGPFADAHLLKKVDAMNEAGQKQVIKSWSRRSTIFPQMVGHTIALHDGRKHVPVYITEDMVGHKLGEFVATRTYRGHGKDEKKSGRK
- the rplC gene encoding 50S ribosomal protein L3, whose protein sequence is MKKAILATKVGMTQIFNEDGVLIPVTVLQAGPCVVTQVKTVENDGYKAVQVGFVDKREKLVNKPVKGHFDKAGVAYKRFVREFKLENAEDYSVKDEIKADIFAAGDKIDATAISKGKGFQGAIKRHGQHRGPMAHGSKFHRHQGSNGSATTPGRVFKGKKMPGQMGNVKVTIQNLEVVKVDAENNLVLVKGSVPGPRKTLVTLKETVKAAK
- a CDS encoding class I SAM-dependent methyltransferase produces the protein MWLAENWKDYEVIDCSNGEKLERWGSFLLVRPDPQVIWDTPKTHPGWRKMNGHYHRSAKGGGEWEFFDLPKQWTIQYKELIFNLKPFSFKHTGLFPEQAANWDWFSEKIKNADRPIKVLNLFAYTGGATLAAAKAGASVTHVDASKGMVGWAKENAASSGLENAPIRWLVDDCVKFVEREIRRGNHYDAVIMDPPSYGRGPKGEIWKIEDAIHPLVKLCTQVLSEKPLFFLINSYTTGLAPSVLSYMIGTEICSKFGGTVSSEEIGLPVTETGLVLPCGASGRWEA
- a CDS encoding cell wall-binding protein → MRRKGLAVWTAAGALALGMTTMTAWAAEGWARSGNDWVYYDSDGDLLRDDWRKGADDKWRYLDSNGKMALNQWVDDEYYVDGNGLMVVNKWLRIESDDDNAVDGYIWYYLGSNGKMAQDNWKKIDEKWYHFDDDGEMEIGWVLDDMYYCGTNGVMQTGWQKLYPPDSDEYEKNKTSPGDGDDDDKEWYYFSANGKKYVPSDVSGDACDTKKIDNVYYCFNGDGEMQTGWTDMTGNDTSMGEMKDYRYFSPDGKVKKGWLSLEPPDNVSGFDGGAEWFYFNSDGSPEIGPKIGEATSSDLKKIDGKTFLFNDRGTPVYGVHKVYLNKNTNSYTAYYFGKDKNNCSMERGKTKVEEGDGSTAEYYFLDNGKGYTGPKNGYLYYMGKLQEPESGAKYTVISIPDGNSYKNYVVNKSGKLQENKTVKDEDGVKYTTGGNGVLQKIDDEAAGDGKYEEAIEPVWYEE
- the rpsJ gene encoding 30S ribosomal protein S10, with protein sequence MASQVMRITLKAYDHQLVDQSAGKIIETVKKTGSQVSGPVPLPTKKEVVTILRAVHKYKDSREQFEQRTHKRLIDIITPSQKTVDALSRLEMPAGVYIDIKMKNK